DNA sequence from the Nitrospinota bacterium genome:
GTGGCTTTCATGCCGCCGTTCGCCTCGTGCGCTTCGGCGGGGCAGGGCGAGCCGCAGAAATGGCGGATGGCGCACTTGCCGCACGCTTTTATATCCTCCACCTTGCGTTCGGTCACCATTTTGAACGCTTCGCTTTCCAGCACGGCGTCGACGCCATCCTTGAAAAGATTGCCGCCGTTGAACCGGGCCAGCCCGACAAATTCGCTGCACGGAAACAGATCGCCGTTCGGCGCCAGCGCGAAAAACGCGCGTCCGCCGCCGCAGGGGGAGATGTCGCACATCAGCCGCCGGGCGGTGGGGGCCAGAATACTTATCAGGATGTTGGCGAAATTCGCCACCACCAGCTTGCGCCCGGTCTTTTTGTACAGTTCGTGCGAGCGGTCCAACGCCGCGAGGAAATGCCGCGCCGAGGGTACATCGGCCGGCTTCACCGCCAGCGAGGGGGGCAGCGTGCAGCGCACGATGTTCAGCAGGCAGTTGGGGACGTGCCGCGCATGGAGGTAATCCACCATGCTGGAGAGGTGGCGCATGTTCCCGCTGGTGATGGTGCAGATGACGCTGAAGCCGTGATAGCCTTTCAGCTTTTCGATGGTCTCTTCGACTTTTGCGAAAACCCCTTTGCCGGTCCAGTTGGTCCGCGTTTTATCGGCGATGGCGGCGGTGTGGCCGTCCAGCGAAAGCCCGATGCTGACGTCCCGCGCGGTGAGGAAGGCTGTGGCTTCGTCATCCAGCAGCGTGGCGTTGGTCTGTATGCCGAACTGGAAATCATCCCGGTACTTTTCGATGCCGCGGAACACCGCCTCGCGGTTCAGCATCGGCTCGGCGCCGTGGAAGATGATTTGCGGCAGGCGGCCTTTGGGCATGGTTTTGCGGAAATGGGTTTTCAGTTTCGCCAGCGCGGCGAGAAGCTCCTTCTCCGTCATGTGCCGCCCGTTTTTCCGCATGTCGCCCGGTATGTAGCAGTAGGCGCAGTTCAGGTTGCACTGCTCGGTGGAATTGAAATAGACGGCGGTCGGCTTCAGCCCGAACCGGAGCATGTTCATCTCATCGGCGAACTTCTTGCTTTTCTTTTTGTAGCCGGAGATGAACCGGGAGCTGGTAAGCGTATCGGCCAGCTTCTCTTTTTTCACCAGCGACCAGAACGCCGTATCCGGGTCGATCAGGCCGATGTACTCTTTGTGGCCGATGTCTATCGGCACGATGGAGGGGCCGGTGCCGCTGTTGAAATAGAGGCCCCGCGAGGGGGCCTCCGCCACGGTGGCCTGCTTACGCGCCGCTGCCATCACTTGGCCTTTTTGCTCGCCGAGAGGATGTAGTGCGACAGGCCGGTGCCTTTGGGGTCGCAGCTTTTGCGGCTGGCGATGATGTCTTTCCTGGGGGTTGCGGTTTTCTTTTTCATAGTTAAGTCCCTTTCCAAATCAAAAAAGCCAAAAAAAAAGGGTTCCGACAAGTTCCCCATGGAACTCATCGAAACCCTTTACCATACGGATTCCGCACCCAACCTTGACTACAGCAGGCCTTCTGGCTTTCGGATCGTCCGCCCGGTTGCGGCCTTCCCGCCAGGGTGTGCCCCGGCAGTGACCGTCCGCTTTATTGCTAAAGCGGCCTGTGCAACCTTGCGTCCCCGATTACAGCGGCGGGACCGCCACGGATTTACACCGTGTTTCGAGATGCTGAAATCTACTGGCTATTCGGGGCGACTATATCCGCCACGGCGGCGCCTTGTCAATCCCCATGCGGAATAAGGAAAATAGTGGGGTGCACAAAAAAATATAAGTATACTGGTGCGGTTGTGAAAATGGATTGTGGCCGGGAATGCCCATGCCGGGCGCTGTGGCATGCGGCGGCCTGGTGGAATTCGAGGACGTGAGTGAACCTTTCTTCCCTTCCTTACGTCAAATTATGTCTTGATGGATAATCGGAGGAATACCGTGATAATAACGTACCGCGTCCGCCCCTGCCTGCCCGTGCGCCATTGGGGTTTGGGTGTTCTGCTGGCGGTGGCGCTTGCCGCCTGCTCGAAGGACGCGCAGCAGAACCAGAAAAAGCAGATGCCGCCCGCGCCGGTCAAGGTGGCGGCCGCCGCCAGAAAAGACGTTCCCCTGCGGCTGGAGGTGGTGGGCTCGGTCGAGGCGTATGCCACCGTGTCGATTACGGCGCAGGTAAACGGCCAGATTGAAAAGATTCATTTCAAGGAGGGGGAGCACGTGGAGAAGGGGGCCAAGTTGGTCACCATCGATCCGCGCCCCTTCAAAGCGGCGGTGGCGCAGGCTGAGGCGGCGCTCGCCCGCGATACCGCCCAGATGGAGAACGCCCGGCGCGATGCGGGCCGGTACGAGGCGTTGGCGCGCGAAGGGGTGGTGCCGCGGCAGCAGGCCGACCAGTCCGCCACGGCGGCCGATGCGCTGGCGGCGGTGGCGGCGGCGGACAAAGCGGCGCTGGAAAATGCCCGGTTGCAACTCGCCTATTGCCACATTCATTCCCCCATCGACGGGCAGACCGGCGCGGTGCTGCTGGACGAGGGGAATCTCATCAAGGCCAACGACAAGGCCATCGTCACCATTTTCCAGGTGAAGCCGGTCTACGTGTCGTTCACGGTGCCGCAGGCGCATCTGGCGCCGATCCGTTCCCACATGGCGGAGGGGCGGCTGAAAGTGACCGCCACCCCCGAAGGCGTCCGTGCGGCCGAAGGCGTTCTGGTTTTCATCGATAACGGCGTGGATCCCGCCACCGGGACGATCCGGCTGAAGGCATCGTTCCCGAACAGCGGCGGACGCCTCGTTCCCGGCCAGTTCGTGAACGTATCGCTGACGCTGACCACGGAAAAAGGGGCGTTGACCATTCCCTCCCACGCTGTCATGAACGGCCAAAAGGGGGAATACGTGTTTGTGGTGAAAGACGGCACGGCGGAGATGCGCCCCATCGCCGTCCGCCGCGCGTTCGGCGGCGACGTGTTGATTGAAAGCGGCCTGGAGGAGGGGGAAACCGTCGTCACGGACGGCCAGATACAGGTCATACCCGGCGGACCCGTAAAGGTGGCGGGAAGCGGAGAGAAGGCGAAGGAAGAGCGTCGATGAACATCTCCGGGCTTTTTATCCGCCGCCCGGTGATGACCACCCTCGTCATGGCGGCCATTCTCCTGTTCGGCATCATCGCGTATAAAAAGCTGCCGGTCAGCGACCTGCCCAACGTCGACTTTCCGACCATCACGGTGAGCGCCAACCTGCCCGGCGCCAGCCCCGAAACGATGGCTTCCGCCGTCGCCACGCCGCTGGAGCGGCAGTTCTCCACCATCGCGGGCGTCGATTCGATGACCTCCACCAACACGCAGGGGATAACGTCGATCACTCTGCAATTTAACCTTGACCGCAACATCGACGACGCCGCGCAGGATGTGCAGGCGATGATCGCCAAAACATCGAGGAACCTCCCCGCCGATATGCCCAGCCCCCCTTCGTACCAAAAAGTTAACCCGGCCGACCAGCCGGTCATTTACATAGCGCTCAGTTCTCCCGTGTTGCCGCTCCCCCGCGTGAACGAATATGCCGATACCATGATCGCGCAGCGCATCTCGATGATAAGCGGCGTGGCGCAGGTGCAGATATACGGCTCGCAGAAATATGCGGTGCGGATAGGACTGAATCCGGACCGGCTGGCCTCGCTCGGCCTCGGGCTGGATGAAATATCCCGCGCGGTGGATCAGGGCAACGTGAACCTCCCCTCCGGGATCATCGACGGCCCCAAGCGCGCCTTTACCATCCAGACGGAGGGGCGGCTGCTCAACGCCGCCGCGTTCCGCCCCCTCATCGTCGCGTACCGCAACGGACGGCCCGTGCGGCTGGAGGAATTGGGCAACGTGATAGACGGCGTGGAAAACAACAAGCTGGCGAGCTGGTATACCGACACGCGCGCCATCGTGCTGGCCGTTCAGCGCCAGCCGGGAACCAACACCATCGAGGTGGTGGACGCGATACGGACGCTGCTGCCGAAATTCCGCGCGCAGATGCCGGCCTCGGTGAAACTCGACGTTATTTACGACCGCTCCGAGTCCATCCGCGCGTCGGTTCAGGATATCAAGTTCACCCTCGGCCTCACCGTGGCGCTGGTGGTGATGGTGATCTTTCTGTTCCTCAAAAACGTTTCATCCACCGTCATACCCAGCCTCGCGCTGCCGATGTCGATCATCGGCACGTTCACCTTCCTCTACCTGTTCGGTTACAGCATCGACAATTTTTCACTCATGGCGCTCACGCTTTCGGTCGGATTCGTGGTGGATGACGCCATCGTCATGCTGGAGAACATCGTCCGGCACATGGAAAAAGGGGAAACGCCGTTCGAGGCGGCGGTGAACGGCTCGCGCGAGATCGGCTTCACCATCCTTTCGATGACGTTGTCGCTGGTGGCGGTGTTCATCCCGGTGTTTTTCATGGGCGGCATTTTGGGGCGGCTGCTGCACGAGTTTGCCGTTACCATCGTGGTGGCCATCCTCGTTTCCGGCGTGATCTCGCTCACGCTCACGCCGATGCTGTGCAGCCGGTTCCTGCGCCACGAAGGGGCGGAAAAACACGGCAAGCTCTACTGGCTGCTGGAAAACGGGTTCAACCGGATGCGCGATGCCTATGAAAAAAGCTTGCAGTTCGTGCTGCGCCACATGCTGGCGGCGGCCGTCATCTCCGTGCTTATCCTTGTGGTCACGGTTGTTCTTTTCATGCGGATGCCGGGGGGCTTCCTCCCTTCGGACGATACCGGGCAACTGTTCGCCTTCACCGAGGCCCGGCAGGGGATAGGATTCGACGACATGATGGAGCACCAA
Encoded proteins:
- the cbpB gene encoding peptide-modifying radical SAM enzyme CbpB, with translation MAAARKQATVAEAPSRGLYFNSGTGPSIVPIDIGHKEYIGLIDPDTAFWSLVKKEKLADTLTSSRFISGYKKKSKKFADEMNMLRFGLKPTAVYFNSTEQCNLNCAYCYIPGDMRKNGRHMTEKELLAALAKLKTHFRKTMPKGRLPQIIFHGAEPMLNREAVFRGIEKYRDDFQFGIQTNATLLDDEATAFLTARDVSIGLSLDGHTAAIADKTRTNWTGKGVFAKVEETIEKLKGYHGFSVICTITSGNMRHLSSMVDYLHARHVPNCLLNIVRCTLPPSLAVKPADVPSARHFLAALDRSHELYKKTGRKLVVANFANILISILAPTARRLMCDISPCGGGRAFFALAPNGDLFPCSEFVGLARFNGGNLFKDGVDAVLESEAFKMVTERKVEDIKACGKCAIRHFCGSPCPAEAHEANGGMKATGSFCEFYEEQTRYALRAIADGKDNDYLWDGWDKGARTTFDTLML
- the cbpA gene encoding modified peptide precursor CbpA, producing the protein MKKKTATPRKDIIASRKSCDPKGTGLSHYILSASKKAK
- a CDS encoding efflux RND transporter periplasmic adaptor subunit, with amino-acid sequence MDNRRNTVIITYRVRPCLPVRHWGLGVLLAVALAACSKDAQQNQKKQMPPAPVKVAAAARKDVPLRLEVVGSVEAYATVSITAQVNGQIEKIHFKEGEHVEKGAKLVTIDPRPFKAAVAQAEAALARDTAQMENARRDAGRYEALAREGVVPRQQADQSATAADALAAVAAADKAALENARLQLAYCHIHSPIDGQTGAVLLDEGNLIKANDKAIVTIFQVKPVYVSFTVPQAHLAPIRSHMAEGRLKVTATPEGVRAAEGVLVFIDNGVDPATGTIRLKASFPNSGGRLVPGQFVNVSLTLTTEKGALTIPSHAVMNGQKGEYVFVVKDGTAEMRPIAVRRAFGGDVLIESGLEEGETVVTDGQIQVIPGGPVKVAGSGEKAKEERR
- a CDS encoding efflux RND transporter permease subunit, which translates into the protein MNISGLFIRRPVMTTLVMAAILLFGIIAYKKLPVSDLPNVDFPTITVSANLPGASPETMASAVATPLERQFSTIAGVDSMTSTNTQGITSITLQFNLDRNIDDAAQDVQAMIAKTSRNLPADMPSPPSYQKVNPADQPVIYIALSSPVLPLPRVNEYADTMIAQRISMISGVAQVQIYGSQKYAVRIGLNPDRLASLGLGLDEISRAVDQGNVNLPSGIIDGPKRAFTIQTEGRLLNAAAFRPLIVAYRNGRPVRLEELGNVIDGVENNKLASWYTDTRAIVLAVQRQPGTNTIEVVDAIRTLLPKFRAQMPASVKLDVIYDRSESIRASVQDIKFTLGLTVALVVMVIFLFLKNVSSTVIPSLALPMSIIGTFTFLYLFGYSIDNFSLMALTLSVGFVVDDAIVMLENIVRHMEKGETPFEAAVNGSREIGFTILSMTLSLVAVFIPVFFMGGILGRLLHEFAVTIVVAILVSGVISLTLTPMLCSRFLRHEGAEKHGKLYWLLENGFNRMRDAYEKSLQFVLRHMLAAAVISVLILVVTVVLFMRMPGGFLPSDDTGQLFAFTEARQGIGFDDMMEHQRQLAAIVKEDPNVEGFMSSIGAGGPNSSVNTGRMFMRLKPRDQRKLSAEEVVQELRPKLARVPGIRAFLQVPPPIRIGGSLTKSQFQYTLQGPDIAELYRYSAVLEEKMRAFPQLQDVTSDLQIVNPQINVELKRDEAASLGINAAQIEDALYSAYGARQISTIYAPDNQYKVIMELAPEHQRDPSALSALYVRAATGRLVPLREVANITLGTGPLSVNHLGQLPAVTLSFNLKPGVSLSEAMAPVEDAARATLPASISTGFQGSAQAFQSSFKGMWIMILMAILVIYIVLGILYESFIHPLTILSGLPSAGLGAVVTLMLFHKELNIYSLVGVIMLVGIVKKNAIMMIDFALAEQKKGAVTPLEAICQGAIIRFRPIMMTTMAALMGTLPIALGMGAGAESRRPLGMAVVGGLLFSQLLTLYITPVVYVYLEKFQSAFKRHFAS